A single Rattus norvegicus strain BN/NHsdMcwi chromosome 5, GRCr8, whole genome shotgun sequence DNA region contains:
- the Ssu72 gene encoding RNA polymerase II subunit A C-terminal domain phosphatase SSU72 isoform X1, which yields MLDRNKRIKPRPERFQNCKDLFDLILTCEERVYDQVVEDLNSREQETCQPVHVVNVDIQDNHEEATLGAFLICELCQCIQHTEDMENEIDELLQEFEEKSGRAFLHTVCFY from the exons ATGTTGGACAGAAATAAAAGGATCAAGCCCCGTCCAGAAAGATTCCAGAACTGCAAAGACCTGTTTGACCTGATCCTCACTTGTGAAGAGAGAGTCTATGACCAGGTTGTAGAAG ATCTGAACTCCAGGGAACAGGAGACCTGCCAGCCAGTGCATGTGGTCAATGTGGACATCCAGGACAACCATGAAGAGGCCACCCTGGGAGCATTCCTTATCTGCGAGCTCTGCCAGTGT ATCCAGCACACCGAGGATATGGAGAATGAAATCGATGAGCTGCTGCAGGAGTTTGAGGAGAAGAGTGGCCGGGCCTTTCTGCATACTGTCTGCTTCTACTGA
- the Tmem240 gene encoding transmembrane protein 240 isoform X1, with protein MGQNVELRPEGRGLSLRHRDRSGEPRPWMLARGGEVPPRRRRQEEEGGDSEEEKEGGRSLEEGRGRREGAAARTAGSRAQGAPEGGAEGCQQRATGERPHNSPHISAACARACPRGPRRPGARALTSAEAARAQHRAGAGRGTGAGGRRSGPARPRPMSMSANTMIFMILGASIVMAIACLMDMNALLDRFHNYILPHLRGEDRVCHCNCGRHHIHYVIPYDGDQSVVDASENYFVTDNVTKQEIDLMLGLLLGFCISWFLVWMDGVLHCAVRAWRAGRRYDGSWTWLPKLCSLRELGRRPHRPFEEPTGNMVHVKQKLYHNGHPSPRHL; from the exons ATGGGGCAGAATGTGGAGCTAAGGCCGGAGGGGAGGGGTCTCAGCCTGCGTCACAGGGATAGGAGTGGAGAACCTCGCCCCTGGATGCTGGCGCGGGGCGGCGAAGTCCCTCcccggaggcggaggcaggaggaggagggaggagatagtgaagaagaaaaggagggagggagaagcctggaggagggaagagggaggagggagggggccgCCGCGCGGACCGCAGGGAGCCGGGCGCAGGGAGCACCGGAGGGCGGAGCGGAGGGCTGCCAGCAACGGGCGACGGGCGAGCGACCCCACAACAGCCCCCACATCTCTGCTGCCTGTGCCCGCGCCTGTCCCCGGGGTCCGCGGCGGCCCGGCGCGCGAGCGCTGACCTCTGCGGAGGCGGCGCGGGCTCAGCATCGGGCCGGGGCCGGGAGGGGCACCGGGGCCGGGGGGCGGCGCTCCGGCCCGGCCCGGCCCCGCCCGATGTCCATGAGTGCGAACACCATGATCTTCATGATTCTGGGGGCGTCGATCGTGATG GCCATCGCGTGCTTGATGGACATGAACGCGCTGCTGGACCGATTCCATAACTACATCCTCCCGCACCTGCGGGGCGAGGACCGCGTCTGCCACTGCAACTGTGGCCG GCACCACATTCACTACGTGATCCCATACGACGGGGACCAGTCGGTGGTGGACGCCTCTGAGAACTACTTTGTGACAGACAATGTGACCAAGCAGGAGATCGACCTTATGCTGGGCCTGCTGCTGGGCTTCTGCATCAGCTGGTTCCTGGTGTGGATGGATGGTGTCCTGCACTGTGCTGTGCGCGCCTGGAGGGCTGGTCGGCGCTATG ATGGCTCGTGGACCTGGCTGCCCAAGCTGTGCAGCCTGCGGGAGCTGGGCCGGCGGCCACACAGGCCCTTCGAGGAGCCTACAGGGAACATGGTGCACGTGAAGCAGAAGCTCTACCACAACGGCCACCCCAGCCCCCGGCACCTGTGA
- the Tmem240 gene encoding transmembrane protein 240 isoform X2 has protein sequence MGQNVELRPEGRGLSLRHRDRSGEPRPWMLARGGEVPPRRRRQEEEGGDSEEEKEGGRSLEEGRGRREGAAARTAGSRAQGAPEGGAEGCQQRATGERPHNSPHISAACARACPRGPRRPGARALTSAEAARAQHRAGAGRGTGAGGRRSGPARPRPMSMSANTMIFMILGASIVMAIACLMDMNALLDRFHNYILPHLRGEDRVCHCNCGRWLVDLAAQAVQPAGAGPAATQALRGAYREHGAREAEALPQRPPQPPAPVSAQDSGLLCTCKGTSWTPSWQDGTAASGPGYAGLWPAGLWPAGKSSGRCCLFFL, from the exons ATGGGGCAGAATGTGGAGCTAAGGCCGGAGGGGAGGGGTCTCAGCCTGCGTCACAGGGATAGGAGTGGAGAACCTCGCCCCTGGATGCTGGCGCGGGGCGGCGAAGTCCCTCcccggaggcggaggcaggaggaggagggaggagatagtgaagaagaaaaggagggagggagaagcctggaggagggaagagggaggagggagggggccgCCGCGCGGACCGCAGGGAGCCGGGCGCAGGGAGCACCGGAGGGCGGAGCGGAGGGCTGCCAGCAACGGGCGACGGGCGAGCGACCCCACAACAGCCCCCACATCTCTGCTGCCTGTGCCCGCGCCTGTCCCCGGGGTCCGCGGCGGCCCGGCGCGCGAGCGCTGACCTCTGCGGAGGCGGCGCGGGCTCAGCATCGGGCCGGGGCCGGGAGGGGCACCGGGGCCGGGGGGCGGCGCTCCGGCCCGGCCCGGCCCCGCCCGATGTCCATGAGTGCGAACACCATGATCTTCATGATTCTGGGGGCGTCGATCGTGATG GCCATCGCGTGCTTGATGGACATGAACGCGCTGCTGGACCGATTCCATAACTACATCCTCCCGCACCTGCGGGGCGAGGACCGCGTCTGCCACTGCAACTGTGGCCG ATGGCTCGTGGACCTGGCTGCCCAAGCTGTGCAGCCTGCGGGAGCTGGGCCGGCGGCCACACAGGCCCTTCGAGGAGCCTACAGGGAACATGGTGCACGTGAAGCAGAAGCTCTACCACAACGGCCACCCCAGCCCCCGGCACCTGTGAGTGCCCAGGACTCGGGGCTGCTGTGCACATGTAAAGGGACCTCGTGGACGCCCAGCTGGCAAGATGGGACTGCGGCCTCAGGCCCAGGGTATGCTGGGCTGTGGCCAGCTGGGCTGTGGCCAGCAGGCAAATCCAGTGGAAGGTGCTGTCTCTTCTTTTTATaa
- the Tmem240 gene encoding transmembrane protein 240 isoform X3, with protein MGQNVELRPEGRGLSLRHRDRSGEPRPWMLARGGEVPPRRRRQEEEGGDSEEEKEGGRSLEEGRGRREGAAARTAGSRAQGAPEGGAEGCQQRATGERPHNSPHISAACARACPRGPRRPGARALTSAEAARAQHRAGAGRGTGAGGRRSGPARPRPMSMSANTMIFMILGASIVMAIACLMDMNALLDRFHNYILPHLRGEDRVCHCNCGRDLWKDGVLGGHSSQPFLPSLNLTPDLQGYCLHHSLQFCQVT; from the exons ATGGGGCAGAATGTGGAGCTAAGGCCGGAGGGGAGGGGTCTCAGCCTGCGTCACAGGGATAGGAGTGGAGAACCTCGCCCCTGGATGCTGGCGCGGGGCGGCGAAGTCCCTCcccggaggcggaggcaggaggaggagggaggagatagtgaagaagaaaaggagggagggagaagcctggaggagggaagagggaggagggagggggccgCCGCGCGGACCGCAGGGAGCCGGGCGCAGGGAGCACCGGAGGGCGGAGCGGAGGGCTGCCAGCAACGGGCGACGGGCGAGCGACCCCACAACAGCCCCCACATCTCTGCTGCCTGTGCCCGCGCCTGTCCCCGGGGTCCGCGGCGGCCCGGCGCGCGAGCGCTGACCTCTGCGGAGGCGGCGCGGGCTCAGCATCGGGCCGGGGCCGGGAGGGGCACCGGGGCCGGGGGGCGGCGCTCCGGCCCGGCCCGGCCCCGCCCGATGTCCATGAGTGCGAACACCATGATCTTCATGATTCTGGGGGCGTCGATCGTGATG GCCATCGCGTGCTTGATGGACATGAACGCGCTGCTGGACCGATTCCATAACTACATCCTCCCGCACCTGCGGGGCGAGGACCGCGTCTGCCACTGCAACTGTGGCCG GGACCTTTGGAAGGATGGAGTATTGGGTGGACATTCGTCCCAGCCATTCCTACCCTCCTTGAACCTCACTCCTGATCTCCAGGGCTACTGTCTTCACCATTCCCTGCAGTTCTGCCAGGTGACCTGA